In one window of Saprospiraceae bacterium DNA:
- a CDS encoding AAA family ATPase — protein MSIIKQVSKLKKFGIFDNFNWNSDLPEFKKFNLIYGWNRSGKTTLSRIFASCEKKSVYDKEKFKQFPEHGEFEIKTDDGSVIKSLDIATSNLKVKVFNQDFIDGNISFDPSNSCTPIVFVSEEDIENKKKLDQLRNDKMALDKTYELLKKDKLSKEDTKSIFLTDLGREISNALFDKTYNKTKAESKINAIGFNNFTDKILSMDAKIEYESVSKSNAGKPQSTLAEYKLSIVFEDETIESFQKIYENITKLLGKKVISDSIDRLKDDQSLNSWVKQGFELHKSKNEKHNCLFCSNPIDAEFLNTLSGHFSKDYEDLQSAIVIFKNEINKIKLSNEGLYLLSTKAELYPDLQGKFEEQSLKLEEIIDKTNTWIETAISKLNEKYNSTLIIISNPDKPEEYFVKYNSVIKELNKIIEKHNDKIQNHSKEVSNSKEKIELHLIATALKSRDYPKMISEFEDSAKIEKQTLQAVNKLNMEIAELEKQTSNIGKAIRQINKHLKEFFGKEEILLELDKDKKGYIINREGDQAINLSEGEKTAIAFSYFLVKVGENDSKSNEQIVFIDDPISSFDSNFIFHCFSLIKNHFTNVGQLFISTHNFQLFNLVKDWFVRKNKGIEDDNKDRLINGKPVKEINCEFYMIKPILNESTRKSKFTILDSTLRDYKSEYSFLFSLLNEFSKKSEEPTFEEIYNIANIGRRFFEIYADFKVPTNKIESKDKIDRIVAEINKLKENEDEKISKVDCDKVFWLINWFSHNSDPTSAIEHKDKSESKDAIKILLKIVKESDPKHFEILLKS, from the coding sequence GTGTCAATTATTAAGCAAGTATCCAAACTCAAGAAATTCGGAATATTTGATAACTTTAATTGGAATTCCGATCTACCCGAATTTAAAAAATTCAACTTAATCTATGGTTGGAATAGAAGTGGCAAAACCACATTATCCAGAATATTCGCAAGTTGTGAAAAGAAATCTGTTTATGACAAGGAAAAATTCAAGCAATTTCCAGAACATGGAGAATTTGAAATTAAAACAGATGATGGGTCAGTAATAAAGAGTTTGGATATTGCAACTTCTAACTTAAAGGTTAAAGTTTTCAATCAGGATTTTATAGATGGTAATATCTCTTTTGATCCATCCAATTCATGTACTCCCATTGTATTTGTAAGTGAAGAAGATATTGAAAATAAAAAGAAGTTGGATCAATTGCGAAATGATAAAATGGCACTTGATAAGACTTATGAGTTGTTAAAAAAAGATAAACTCAGCAAAGAGGATACTAAAAGTATATTTTTGACGGACTTAGGGCGTGAAATTTCAAACGCTCTTTTTGATAAAACATATAATAAAACAAAGGCTGAAAGCAAAATTAATGCAATTGGTTTTAACAACTTTACGGATAAGATACTTTCAATGGATGCTAAGATTGAATATGAGTCAGTTAGTAAAAGTAATGCTGGCAAACCTCAATCTACTCTTGCAGAATATAAATTGTCAATTGTATTTGAAGACGAAACCATTGAGAGCTTTCAAAAAATCTATGAGAATATTACAAAATTGCTAGGTAAAAAAGTAATTTCAGATTCTATTGACAGGCTAAAAGACGACCAAAGCTTGAATAGCTGGGTAAAACAAGGATTTGAACTTCATAAATCTAAAAATGAGAAGCACAATTGTCTTTTTTGTAGTAATCCAATTGATGCTGAATTTTTAAATACTCTTTCGGGGCATTTTAGCAAAGACTATGAGGATTTACAAAGCGCAATTGTAATATTTAAAAATGAAATTAATAAAATAAAATTGAGTAATGAAGGCTTGTATTTACTATCAACAAAGGCGGAATTATATCCGGATCTACAAGGCAAATTTGAAGAACAATCACTAAAACTTGAAGAAATTATAGATAAAACGAATACATGGATAGAAACAGCAATCTCGAAACTAAACGAAAAGTATAATAGCACTTTGATTATCATTTCAAATCCGGATAAACCAGAAGAATATTTTGTAAAGTATAACAGTGTTATAAAAGAACTGAATAAAATCATAGAGAAACACAACGACAAAATTCAAAATCATTCTAAAGAGGTATCGAATTCTAAAGAAAAAATCGAATTGCATTTAATAGCAACAGCATTAAAATCAAGAGATTACCCAAAAATGATATCGGAATTTGAGGATTCTGCAAAAATTGAAAAGCAGACTTTACAAGCGGTCAATAAACTGAATATGGAAATTGCTGAACTGGAGAAACAAACTTCAAATATAGGCAAGGCTATTAGGCAAATTAATAAGCATTTGAAAGAGTTTTTTGGTAAAGAAGAGATTTTGTTAGAATTAGATAAGGATAAAAAAGGTTATATCATAAATAGAGAAGGAGATCAAGCAATAAACTTAAGTGAAGGCGAGAAAACAGCAATTGCTTTTTCTTATTTTTTGGTTAAGGTTGGAGAAAATGATAGCAAGAGTAATGAACAAATTGTTTTTATTGATGATCCTATTTCAAGTTTTGATTCGAATTTTATTTTTCATTGCTTTTCATTGATTAAAAATCATTTCACCAATGTTGGACAACTTTTTATTTCCACTCATAATTTTCAACTATTTAATTTGGTAAAAGATTGGTTTGTAAGAAAGAATAAAGGAATTGAAGATGATAATAAGGATCGATTAATTAATGGAAAGCCAGTAAAGGAGATTAATTGTGAGTTTTATATGATAAAACCAATACTTAATGAAAGTACTCGAAAGTCTAAATTTACAATACTGGATTCTACATTAAGAGACTATAAATCGGAATATTCATTTTTATTTTCCTTACTGAATGAATTTAGTAAGAAGAGCGAAGAACCTACATTTGAAGAAATTTACAATATTGCCAATATCGGAAGAAGGTTTTTTGAGATTTACGCAGATTTTAAAGTGCCAACCAATAAAATTGAATCAAAAGATAAGATTGACAGAATCGTTGCAGAAATTAACAAGTTGAAGGAAAACGAAGACGAAAAAATTTCGAAAGTCGATTGTGATAAAGTCTTCTGGCTAATAAACTGGTTCTCGCATAATTCAGACCCAACAAGTGCTATTGAACATAAGGATAAAAGTGAGAGTAAAGATGCAATTAAAATTTTATTAAAAATCGTCAAAGAATCTGACCCTAAACACTTTGAAATACTATTAAAATCCTAA
- a CDS encoding helix-turn-helix transcriptional regulator has translation MSSPPNYLRVYRKRSGLVQEDIAYLLNLPDYSNISRYEKGLRSPTTELLLTYHHLFDVPIESFYEQESESIRFTLIQRIKDLIQELKKENQITLKNTLRIKFLEQVIIRLTNIKP, from the coding sequence ATGTCTTCACCACCAAATTATTTAAGAGTTTATCGAAAGAGATCCGGATTAGTCCAGGAAGATATTGCCTATCTTCTAAATCTTCCGGATTACTCAAACATTTCCAGATATGAGAAAGGACTTAGATCACCTACCACTGAACTACTCCTAACATACCATCACCTTTTTGATGTCCCTATTGAATCATTTTATGAACAGGAATCCGAGAGTATTAGATTCACTCTGATTCAAAGAATAAAAGACTTAATCCAAGAACTAAAAAAAGAAAATCAAATAACATTAAAGAACACCCTAAGAATTAAATTCCTTGAACAAGTAATTATTAGATTAACCAATATAAAACCATGA
- a CDS encoding replication protein, which yields MMKCSTQVPNILFDEYLPKLTESELKILLIIIRQTSGWIDRYTGKRKTRDRISQSQFSLKTGLSVRTISETLKTLSQRGLINITGQNHESLNYSLDRRGKTKLFYSIQDMQPMTSTNANEVPKDMQNVAYNKTKYTKENKTKEKRLPFKTGNGISISEAIRNSGYLRKFGIDNS from the coding sequence ATGATGAAATGTTCAACTCAAGTACCGAACATACTCTTTGATGAATATCTCCCAAAATTAACTGAATCGGAATTAAAAATACTTCTTATCATAATCCGACAAACTTCTGGTTGGATAGACAGATATACTGGTAAAAGAAAAACCAGAGACAGGATATCTCAAAGTCAATTCAGTTTGAAGACCGGACTATCAGTAAGAACTATATCTGAAACGCTAAAAACGCTTTCACAGCGTGGTTTAATTAACATAACCGGTCAAAACCATGAATCTTTAAATTACTCACTGGACAGACGAGGTAAAACGAAATTGTTCTATTCTATTCAAGATATGCAACCAATGACATCAACCAATGCAAATGAAGTACCAAAAGATATGCAAAATGTTGCATATAACAAAACTAAATATACAAAAGAAAACAAAACAAAAGAAAAAAGACTTCCTTTTAAGACCGGAAATGGAATTAGTATCAGTGAAGCCATAAGGAATTCAGGTTATCTAAGGAAATTTGGAATTGACAATTCATAA
- a CDS encoding recombinase family protein: MKNVYGYIRVSTVKQGTGVSLQEQKEAIIRYAEKHNLNITEWFEEQETAAKQGRPLFNKMMKLVKSGKATGVIIHKIDRSARNLKDWASLGDLIDQGYEIHFAHESLDMKGRGGRLAADIQAVIASDYIRNLREEAMKGLYGRLKQGIYPFMAPAGYLDTGRGNIKAIDPVKSPLVKKAFQLYATGKYNLNELVEIMKEFGLKNSIGQDITYQGLSKILNNPFYTGVMKVKGKTFQGNHVPLISPKLFFDVQNILKGKTNTKSNKHNFLFRRLLKCEGCNYSLIGEIAKGHIYYRCHTKECPTKCVREDMIEKMLLKSMEDVQLHPVESNLLNELLMEAQINYSQDSKSIEDSLRLSRSQISIKLDRLADAFIEGMIDKVQFEEKKEKCLIEIQLLNKKSDQFSNHREIIFRKTRNFLELIKSLKNSYINSIIDDKRRIIKLFTSNLQVHGKKLMITMNLPFNDIANRFNNSSCAHERGIPRTCTVDNDKINNFSQELVYTPELRARMKELLDIIMGFFELQVENDQDNEEKLLYDEMFNSSTEHTL, translated from the coding sequence ATGAAAAATGTTTATGGATATATACGGGTTTCAACCGTCAAACAAGGAACTGGCGTATCGCTTCAAGAACAAAAGGAAGCGATTATTCGCTATGCGGAAAAGCATAACCTAAATATCACTGAATGGTTTGAAGAACAGGAAACGGCAGCCAAACAAGGCAGACCGTTATTCAACAAAATGATGAAGTTAGTGAAGTCCGGTAAAGCTACTGGTGTGATTATCCATAAAATAGACCGTAGTGCGAGGAATCTTAAGGATTGGGCTTCTCTTGGAGATCTAATTGATCAAGGATATGAAATTCACTTTGCACATGAAAGTCTGGATATGAAAGGACGTGGTGGTCGATTGGCTGCCGATATTCAAGCAGTCATAGCTTCGGATTATATTCGAAATCTTCGTGAAGAGGCTATGAAAGGACTATACGGCCGTTTAAAGCAAGGTATTTACCCCTTTATGGCTCCTGCCGGATATCTCGATACTGGCAGAGGGAATATTAAAGCTATCGATCCAGTAAAAAGCCCATTAGTTAAAAAGGCTTTTCAGCTATATGCGACTGGAAAATACAATCTAAATGAATTGGTTGAAATTATGAAAGAGTTTGGATTAAAAAATTCAATCGGACAAGATATTACCTACCAAGGACTCTCAAAAATACTCAACAATCCATTCTATACCGGAGTAATGAAAGTAAAAGGTAAAACTTTCCAAGGCAACCATGTTCCCCTTATTTCCCCTAAGCTTTTCTTTGATGTGCAAAACATCCTAAAGGGAAAAACCAATACTAAATCAAACAAACACAATTTTCTATTCCGGAGGTTATTAAAATGCGAAGGATGTAATTACTCATTGATTGGAGAAATTGCTAAAGGACACATCTATTACCGTTGTCATACAAAGGAATGTCCTACCAAGTGTGTTCGTGAAGATATGATTGAAAAAATGCTATTAAAATCTATGGAAGATGTTCAATTGCATCCGGTTGAAAGCAACTTACTAAATGAATTACTTATGGAAGCCCAAATAAATTACAGCCAGGATTCTAAAAGCATTGAAGACTCTTTAAGGCTTAGTAGAAGCCAAATATCCATTAAATTAGATAGGTTAGCCGATGCCTTTATTGAAGGTATGATTGATAAGGTGCAATTTGAAGAAAAGAAAGAGAAGTGCTTGATTGAAATCCAACTATTAAACAAGAAATCAGATCAGTTTAGCAATCATAGGGAAATTATTTTCCGAAAAACCAGAAATTTCCTCGAACTGATAAAAAGCCTTAAGAATTCGTATATAAATAGCATAATTGACGATAAAAGGAGAATCATCAAATTGTTCACCTCGAACCTTCAAGTACATGGAAAAAAGCTAATGATTACAATGAATTTACCATTCAATGACATAGCAAATCGCTTCAATAATTCATCATGTGCACATGAACGGGGTATACCTCGAACATGTACAGTAGATAATGACAAAATCAACAACTTTTCGCAAGAGCTTGTGTATACCCCGGAATTGAGAGCAAGAATGAAAGAACTCCTTGATATCATCATGGGATTCTTTGAACTTCAGGTCGAGAATGATCAGGATAATGAAGAAAAATTACTCTATGATGAAATGTTCAACTCAAGTACCGAACATACTCTTTGA
- a CDS encoding type IV secretion system DNA-binding domain-containing protein, which yields MDNENTQNKINPDITYFGETTFRNQRRRFGIKQADRLMHTYIIGKTGTGKSTLLETMIMQDIYAGRGCCLLDPHGDLVEKVVSKIPESRKNDLIYFNIPDPNLNLKYNPFRRVSIEKRSLVASGILDVFSKLWDSAWGVKLEHILRHTILTLLDQPKATVADIVEILLNKDFRKEALRYVKSDSVKKFWKREFKEYHKYDLLPVLNKIGGMLVHPVIKRVLIDNPEEVSLRKAMDEKKIVLVNLSKGHVGADVSHILGALFITSIASASFSRVDTEEDKRVPFMVYVDEFHNFTTLSLIGMFSELRKFKVGMTMAHQYMAQLDPDIKSAVLGNAGTVISFRLGTEDAMQLSKEMYPEFNVEDFINLPNYKIYLKLMIDGKPSRAFSAITSLVYRQYLCWL from the coding sequence ATGGACAATGAAAACACCCAAAATAAAATAAATCCTGATATTACTTACTTTGGAGAAACAACTTTTAGGAATCAAAGGAGGCGGTTTGGTATTAAGCAAGCTGACCGGTTGATGCACACTTATATCATTGGTAAAACCGGCACAGGTAAATCCACATTGCTTGAAACAATGATTATGCAGGACATTTATGCCGGCAGAGGATGCTGTCTATTAGACCCTCACGGAGACTTAGTTGAAAAAGTTGTAAGTAAAATACCTGAATCGAGAAAAAATGACTTGATATATTTCAACATTCCTGATCCAAATCTTAACCTTAAATACAATCCATTTAGAAGAGTTTCGATCGAAAAACGCTCATTGGTTGCTTCCGGTATTTTGGATGTTTTCTCCAAGCTCTGGGATAGCGCGTGGGGTGTTAAATTAGAGCATATATTAAGACACACCATCCTGACTTTACTTGATCAACCGAAAGCAACCGTAGCGGATATAGTCGAGATACTTTTGAACAAAGACTTTAGGAAAGAAGCATTAAGGTATGTTAAAAGCGATAGCGTGAAAAAATTCTGGAAACGAGAATTCAAAGAGTATCATAAATACGACCTGCTACCTGTTTTAAATAAAATTGGAGGCATGCTTGTTCATCCTGTTATTAAACGAGTTTTAATTGATAATCCAGAAGAAGTATCCCTAAGAAAAGCAATGGACGAAAAGAAAATCGTTTTGGTCAATCTCTCCAAAGGTCATGTAGGGGCTGATGTCTCCCATATCCTTGGAGCCTTGTTTATTACCTCAATTGCTTCTGCTTCATTCAGCAGAGTAGATACAGAAGAAGATAAGAGAGTTCCGTTTATGGTCTATGTAGATGAATTCCATAATTTCACTACTTTATCTCTAATTGGAATGTTTTCCGAGCTACGTAAGTTTAAAGTTGGAATGACAATGGCTCACCAATATATGGCTCAACTTGATCCTGATATTAAAAGTGCGGTACTTGGAAATGCCGGAACTGTTATATCATTTAGACTTGGCACTGAAGATGCGATGCAGCTGTCAAAAGAAATGTATCCCGAATTTAATGTGGAGGATTTTATTAATCTCCCGAATTACAAGATTTATTTAAAACTCATGATTGATGGGAAGCCGAGTAGGGCGTTTAGTGCAATTACCTCCCTGGTATATAGACAATATTTATGCTGGCTCTAA
- a CDS encoding T9SS type A sorting domain-containing protein: protein MKKLVIIIILFICDTTAFVQSFSVLEESGQNSAYSVLPTDDGYVFIVNNMCDSVCNSIYKIGFDSTLIYKREQNGFSGKLYKSSRPTIEYLIFGIYIVGGKYGTILREMDTEGNIKNTFKFEYPDANIFGNQVIDDGSGYIINSTKFQSNPPIDTAYIFKIDYSGGLIWEDKICLENNSTYLVNNPVEMTKFSSNEYAIVGKYKYFVAGSIFPCEKSFLIRFNENGKISYYGSFDEFRRHLFSSDRDSCNFSTMVHFTCAGNDSSYIVTARFDSLINFPGKDSAYRHAFLIHLDKANNPIKYTLIPNYIDAKTGIKILKCKNNDIIYMDDAGDRVVYPNYAPGFRLSRVNVIGELLWQRTYVTPYFKLSDSSLINLFTFYDFAELNDKSLIIIGAYKRYLGSNDNFDQDAFVMILDSLGCFDIDCELYSNVFKLTHKVGVDNVGKSDIKIYPNPANDWLRINLDNVIENYFKIDVYDLIGRKILSAIDYYLNTEGYQLDISKLKSGIYCLKIYDGNKHISNKMFIINNDN, encoded by the coding sequence ATGAAGAAGTTGGTCATAATAATAATTTTATTCATTTGTGATACTACTGCCTTTGTTCAATCGTTTAGTGTATTAGAGGAATCAGGACAGAATTCTGCCTATTCTGTATTACCTACGGATGATGGTTATGTCTTCATAGTTAATAATATGTGCGATTCAGTGTGTAATAGCATATATAAAATTGGATTTGATAGCACACTAATTTATAAGAGGGAGCAAAATGGATTTTCAGGAAAACTCTATAAAAGCTCAAGACCTACAATTGAGTATTTGATTTTTGGTATCTATATTGTAGGAGGTAAATATGGAACAATATTAAGGGAAATGGATACTGAGGGAAATATTAAAAATACATTCAAATTTGAGTATCCAGATGCTAATATATTTGGAAATCAAGTTATTGATGATGGGAGTGGCTATATTATAAACTCTACAAAGTTTCAGTCTAACCCTCCAATTGATACGGCTTATATTTTTAAAATTGATTATAGTGGTGGATTGATATGGGAAGATAAGATTTGTCTTGAAAATAATTCTACTTATCTTGTAAACAATCCTGTCGAAATGACTAAGTTTTCATCTAATGAATATGCTATTGTAGGAAAATATAAATACTTTGTTGCAGGATCGATATTCCCTTGTGAAAAATCATTTCTAATTAGATTTAATGAAAATGGAAAGATTTCTTATTATGGGTCATTTGATGAATTTCGTCGACATTTATTCAGTTCCGATCGTGACTCATGCAATTTTTCAACTATGGTGCATTTTACTTGCGCAGGAAATGATAGTAGTTACATAGTTACAGCAAGATTTGATAGCCTAATTAACTTTCCTGGAAAAGACTCGGCTTATAGGCATGCATTCTTAATTCATCTAGATAAGGCCAATAATCCTATTAAATATACTTTAATACCAAATTATATTGATGCCAAGACTGGAATTAAGATTTTAAAGTGTAAGAACAACGACATTATTTACATGGATGATGCTGGGGATCGCGTCGTATATCCCAACTATGCACCTGGATTTCGACTTAGTAGAGTCAATGTAATTGGGGAATTATTATGGCAGAGAACTTATGTAACACCATATTTTAAGCTTTCAGATAGTTCACTAATTAATTTATTTACTTTTTATGATTTTGCTGAGCTAAATGATAAGTCGCTAATTATTATTGGTGCTTATAAACGTTATTTGGGATCAAATGATAATTTTGATCAAGATGCTTTTGTGATGATTCTAGACAGTTTAGGTTGTTTTGATATAGACTGTGAGTTGTACTCCAATGTTTTCAAATTAACCCACAAAGTTGGTGTAGATAACGTAGGTAAAAGCGATATTAAAATATATCCAAATCCAGCTAATGATTGGTTGAGAATCAACTTGGATAATGTGATTGAAAATTATTTTAAGATAGATGTGTATGATTTGATTGGAAGGAAAATATTGTCAGCGATCGATTATTATTTAAACACTGAAGGGTACCAACTTGACATTTCAAAATTGAAAAGTGGCATTTATTGTTTGAAAATCTACGATGGAAATAAGCATATATCTAATAAAATGTTTATTATTAATAATGATAATTAA
- a CDS encoding T9SS type A sorting domain-containing protein codes for MLIIFLKSNAQAQTQRNPPVFCDKYQEIDFPRVKIRVNIHFILDINGNNNYTPTDNGLGNASRNGIFAANKIIQEMNTGFSQMQPMISKKPDGTNHPHIDDLGVEYILYTNQQICEEPDIYGGIWFHNYAPYDINEPIGDGDPDFSPGHLESLFSKYPNVMNIFVLGSRFYWKDGVKNFSIGGEAQQGDLARNLRVHNQWYWAEFQGQGDGVVLGPTINHEVGHIIAGLSHVSHTYTDPITNIVYKGVVADESDINKDEETVNSNNLMTYNGCSCSMSLKQFIKFRNGLNKIRVYLDHSELCETDPVPIIISAGSNVIWDSYKELFRNVVIEPTASLTITCDIKTNAKFVVKRGAKLIVVGATISNLCPTDYWRGIEVWGNPGKSHPSGDLKYYTLAADDPGVVYLSTATLIKPVDGVFTWKDENYLLPDFWGGIIQANSTDFLEHRRGVAFMPFTASNNASSFNDCAFASTTGYAGITMWNVKNVKITNCRFEAQHLDDGYLRRGIRSIDANPEIENCKFYGNKYGLEVHSTFSFVSDPIKVHNKCNFSKGGSTFNGISHIYSNGVIGLDVKDCQFNEGIRGIQISGNSSFDIERNVLVGYSNYGLDLTNTYSRFKELFANYFYSSSNGSSGIRTWGRNNEFQFISNCFNHPRNDVYINPVPLFDDQGSRSESNNNYFHTYNNDGPELFSRLPKFNYWVPNPSPNPRAIPHCHFLTPKPDATCTAGYSLHSNIDAFTHREIPPNCSQNNIPDTIDRTLYQDEDTSFTYLSQKYTDFKVIVANQETQLENMSTNDPEYVGLVSEYKMNKFYRGKYQMKILQSIFSTGDYESLGTFLLNEDVYEKTTLIAGLEISKGNYLLADSILAQLANSAIEYNKYYTIEKIHLDFLQSPSTNFPTAQDSLLLEDVATDTTWVSNFARALLVLYFERYIDTSMNGDTMQQYTRFEKSGIRLEPTVFFNNPVESEINLYVDRYSNDDYIKFNVYDVTGKSVYFENILILNNRVKVDLSGLKPGLYLFRLESNMFKHKSHVIIKL; via the coding sequence ATGCTCATTATATTTTTAAAATCTAATGCGCAGGCTCAAACACAAAGAAATCCGCCAGTGTTTTGCGACAAATATCAAGAAATTGATTTTCCACGAGTGAAAATAAGAGTTAATATTCATTTTATTCTAGATATCAATGGGAATAATAATTATACACCTACGGATAATGGACTAGGTAATGCATCAAGAAATGGAATTTTTGCTGCAAATAAAATCATTCAGGAAATGAACACAGGTTTTTCACAGATGCAACCGATGATTAGTAAGAAACCGGATGGAACAAATCATCCTCATATAGATGATCTAGGAGTTGAGTATATACTTTATACAAATCAGCAAATTTGTGAGGAACCTGATATATATGGAGGAATTTGGTTTCATAATTACGCTCCTTATGATATTAACGAACCGATAGGTGATGGTGATCCTGATTTCTCCCCAGGGCATCTGGAATCGCTGTTTAGTAAATATCCAAATGTTATGAATATCTTTGTTCTGGGATCAAGATTTTATTGGAAAGATGGTGTGAAGAATTTTAGTATTGGAGGTGAAGCACAACAAGGAGATTTAGCACGCAATTTGCGAGTGCATAATCAATGGTATTGGGCTGAATTCCAAGGTCAGGGTGATGGGGTGGTTTTAGGACCGACTATAAACCATGAAGTTGGGCATATTATTGCGGGGCTATCTCATGTATCACATACTTATACAGATCCTATAACTAATATTGTTTACAAAGGTGTTGTTGCGGATGAATCTGATATCAACAAGGATGAGGAGACAGTGAATTCTAATAATCTTATGACATACAATGGGTGTTCCTGCTCAATGTCATTAAAGCAATTTATAAAATTTCGCAATGGATTAAATAAAATTAGAGTATATTTGGACCATTCCGAGTTGTGCGAAACAGATCCAGTTCCAATAATTATTTCAGCTGGGAGTAATGTTATTTGGGATTCATACAAGGAATTATTTCGGAATGTTGTCATTGAGCCAACAGCATCTTTGACGATTACTTGTGATATTAAAACTAATGCTAAATTCGTCGTGAAAAGAGGAGCAAAACTTATTGTTGTTGGGGCAACTATTTCCAATCTATGCCCAACTGATTATTGGAGGGGTATAGAAGTGTGGGGAAATCCAGGAAAATCACATCCATCTGGTGATTTGAAATATTATACACTAGCAGCTGACGATCCAGGTGTGGTTTATCTTTCCACTGCAACTTTAATTAAGCCAGTTGATGGAGTATTTACATGGAAGGATGAAAATTATTTGTTACCTGATTTTTGGGGAGGAATTATACAAGCTAACTCAACAGATTTTCTAGAACATAGAAGAGGGGTGGCCTTTATGCCATTTACTGCTTCAAATAATGCAAGTTCATTTAATGATTGTGCGTTTGCTTCTACAACTGGATATGCTGGAATTACCATGTGGAATGTTAAGAATGTAAAAATAACCAACTGCAGATTTGAAGCTCAACATTTAGATGATGGATATTTACGGAGAGGAATTAGATCTATTGATGCAAATCCTGAAATTGAAAATTGTAAATTTTATGGTAATAAATATGGTTTAGAAGTACATAGCACTTTTTCATTTGTGTCTGATCCTATTAAAGTTCATAATAAATGTAATTTTTCTAAAGGTGGGAGTACCTTTAATGGAATTTCACATATTTATTCAAATGGTGTAATAGGATTGGATGTTAAAGATTGTCAGTTTAATGAAGGAATTCGTGGAATTCAAATTAGTGGTAATAGTAGTTTTGATATTGAAAGAAATGTTTTGGTTGGTTACAGTAATTATGGATTGGATTTAACTAATACCTATTCAAGATTTAAAGAATTATTTGCAAATTATTTTTACTCTTCATCAAATGGGTCAAGTGGTATTCGTACTTGGGGAAGAAATAATGAGTTTCAATTTATTTCAAATTGCTTTAATCACCCTAGAAATGACGTATATATTAACCCAGTTCCGTTGTTTGATGACCAAGGTAGCAGATCCGAGAGTAATAATAATTATTTTCATACATACAACAATGATGGTCCTGAATTGTTTTCTAGGTTACCTAAGTTTAATTATTGGGTGCCAAACCCAAGTCCAAATCCAAGAGCAATTCCACATTGCCATTTTTTAACCCCAAAACCTGATGCTACATGCACAGCTGGATATTCATTGCATAGTAATATTGATGCTTTCACTCATAGAGAAATACCACCTAATTGTTCACAAAATAATATACCAGATACAATAGATAGAACATTATACCAAGATGAAGATACTAGCTTTACTTATCTAAGTCAGAAGTATACAGATTTCAAGGTAATAGTTGCTAATCAGGAGACTCAACTGGAAAATATGTCTACAAATGATCCAGAGTATGTCGGTCTTGTATCTGAATATAAAATGAATAAATTTTATCGTGGCAAGTATCAAATGAAAATATTGCAATCCATTTTTTCTACTGGGGACTACGAGAGTTTGGGCACATTTCTACTCAACGAAGATGTTTATGAAAAAACAACTCTAATCGCTGGACTAGAAATTAGTAAGGGAAATTATCTATTAGCTGATTCAATTTTGGCACAGTTGGCTAACTCCGCAATTGAGTACAACAAATATTACACTATTGAAAAAATACACTTAGATTTTTTACAAAGTCCCTCAACTAATTTTCCAACTGCACAAGATAGTTTATTATTAGAGGACGTTGCAACAGATACAACTTGGGTTTCGAATTTTGCTCGCGCTCTATTGGTCTTATATTTTGAAAGATACATTGATACTAGTATGAATGGAGATACAATGCAACAATATACTAGATTTGAAAAAAGTGGCATAAGATTAGAGCCTACAGTATTCTTCAACAATCCAGTTGAAAGTGAAATTAATTTATATGTTGATAGATATTCTAATGATGACTACATTAAATTTAACGTATACGATGTTACGGGAAAGAGTGTATACTTTGAAAATATTTTAATTCTGAATAATAGAGTTAAAGTAGATCTTAGCGGGCTTAAACCAGGTCTATATTTATTTAGATTAGAAAGTAATATGTTTAAACATAAGTCTCATGTAATTATTAAGTTATGA